GTCGCCGCCAAGTTCGGTCGAGGGCACCAGCAGCCACTCGGTCATCGGCGTGGTGGCGCGGGGATCGGGCAGGATCGACATGACATAGCGGGCGGCGTCGGAGAGCTCGGCTTCCAGCCGCGCCTGCGTGTTCTGGAGCGTCAAATTGCTTTCGGCCAACTGGTCTTCGACCGCTTCGCCATGTTCGATCATGGCTTCATAAAGCATCTTCAGATCGTCAAACTCGGCGTTCAGCCGGGCAATTTCGGTCTGCGCCGCAGCGAGTTGAACGGCAAGGTCCGCCGCGGCCGGAAGCGCGGGTCCCTTGGAATTTCGGTCTGAAGCATCATTCATAAACACGTTGATAATCAATCTGCCAGATAATGATCAACTGCGGGGTCCTTTGATGACATTGGGCTTGCTCACGTCAATTTTCTTTTCGTATCATCCGCCTCAAGACTCAAAATCCTTTGTTCGGGATCTTCTGATCGGCTCGCGGGGGCGCGTGCCTAGACCCACCCTTTGACTCTGGCACCCTTCGTGGCACTCACCGGCCATAGGAAGACCAATTCATGAAGAAAACCATAGTAGACGCAGTCGGCGGCACATTCGAGCCTCTTCTCCAGATCGGCATGGATATTGATGTCTTCACGTCGAACTGGTCCTATTGCGATCGGCTTTCGTCATACGCCGCGCGGATGGTCAGTCACAACCGCATCGATTCCCTTCTTTATGCCAACCTTTTTTCATCGGCGTTGAACGAACTGCTCGAGACGGTTTTCCGGGCCCACGGATCGGGTGGAAGTTTCAGGTGCAACATTTCGCGCCTGGCCAACAAGGACCGGATCGAACTGACGATCCCGTGCAAGGGGCAGGATGCGCAATTCTACATCGATGCGATGGAGCGCCTGTCCCGGAGCGACGTGGCGGAGCAATACCGGTCGGCATTGTTCGCGGAAGGCACACTCGATCCCGACATCGGGCTTTTTGAACTGGCCGTAGACTACGACGCATCGATCAGCGTCGTGAGAACCGACGAAAACACCATCCGCTTGATCGCGGATTTGGCACTCGAGGACACCCAGGCGTGATGGCGGCAGCTGTTCAACACAAGTTCGACGTCCGGTTCGACGAAAACAATCAGGAGTTCTCGATCATCGGATCGATGCGGCCGCAACGTGCCGAGGATCTCGACCTGTGCGCCAAGCTGTTCGAGAAGTCGCTGCAGACGGTCAAGGGCACGCTCTACGTCAACGTCAAGCGCCTCGTGCGGCTCAACAACATCGCCTTCCGCGTGCTGGCCGGGCTGATGGTCAAGGCATGCGGCGAGCGGCCGGACCTCAGGATTTCGGTGATCACGTCAAGTGTCGTCGGCTGGTCGACGCGCAAATTCGCCACGTTGCGGAACATCAACAGAAATATCGTGGTCGAGGAATACGACAACGAATTCTATCCCGGCCAGGCGTTCGTCGAAAACAGCGAGATCATCTCGCTGCTCAGAACCCAGACGAAAATGACATGGCGCCACGAGCGCAACATCCTTGATCGCCACGGCATCAGGGAAGGAATGTCGGTGGCCGATATCTGCTGTGGCATCGGCGACTTCGTCGTTCTGCTTCAAAAGGAGTTCAAGCCGGCGCGCCTCGTCGCCCTCGATCATTCGAAGTCGAGCCTGGCCTATGCCCGCAACGTTGCCAACGATTTCGGCATCCAGGGCATCGAATATATCTATGGCGATGCATCCGAGATGCTGCTCGAGGAGAACCAGTTCGATTTCGTCACCTGCCGCCATGCGCTGCAGATTTTCGATCGCCCAGAGCTTATCCTGCGCGAGCTGTTTCGTATCTGCAAGCCTGGTGGGCGTGTCTACGTCACCAACGAAAAGAACTCGCATTGCCTGGGGGAACCTCGCGGCGAGTCCATCCAGTGGACGTACAACGAGGTGGCGAAGATCCTGGCGCATTTCAATCAGGACATCGAGATCGGCCCGAAGAGTCGTCGGCTGCTTCTCGACGCCGGCTTTGACGATGTCCGCATGGAATCCTTCATGGTCACCAAT
The nucleotide sequence above comes from Mesorhizobium shangrilense. Encoded proteins:
- a CDS encoding class I SAM-dependent methyltransferase gives rise to the protein MAAAVQHKFDVRFDENNQEFSIIGSMRPQRAEDLDLCAKLFEKSLQTVKGTLYVNVKRLVRLNNIAFRVLAGLMVKACGERPDLRISVITSSVVGWSTRKFATLRNINRNIVVEEYDNEFYPGQAFVENSEIISLLRTQTKMTWRHERNILDRHGIREGMSVADICCGIGDFVVLLQKEFKPARLVALDHSKSSLAYARNVANDFGIQGIEYIYGDASEMLLEENQFDFVTCRHALQIFDRPELILRELFRICKPGGRVYVTNEKNSHCLGEPRGESIQWTYNEVAKILAHFNQDIEIGPKSRRLLLDAGFDDVRMESFMVTNLDGDPQDFADIIESWKNLFAGSMTALRKDDPQFVERFRRGFDDHIFAALHPKGYAGWPIWAASGRKPQ
- a CDS encoding ubiquinone biosynthesis methyltransferase UbiE codes for the protein MKKTIVDAVGGTFEPLLQIGMDIDVFTSNWSYCDRLSSYAARMVSHNRIDSLLYANLFSSALNELLETVFRAHGSGGSFRCNISRLANKDRIELTIPCKGQDAQFYIDAMERLSRSDVAEQYRSALFAEGTLDPDIGLFELAVDYDASISVVRTDENTIRLIADLALEDTQA